Proteins from a genomic interval of Rhodococcus rhodochrous:
- a CDS encoding TIGR03619 family F420-dependent LLM class oxidoreductase has protein sequence MVSFTVGVAMTPLDQLTGIAQTAEECGYTSIALPDSLFYMEKQTVDYPYTPDGSRMWTPDTPWVDPLIAAASMAAATSTIRFYTQVLKLGSRNPVLLARQVGSVANLTGNRFGLGVGIGWAPEEFEWCGVPYAKRGKRVDEMIDVLKLILGGGMVEHHGEFYDFDRLQMSPAPTEPVPFYVGGHTDVALRRAARVGDGWTSAMIKYDDLVEVITRLRELRAEYGRSDEPFEIQAVCVDRFGSSGYAELADAGVTDIIVVPWIFDGHGFDSPLEAKQESLRKFADKYIHGKDAA, from the coding sequence ATGGTCTCGTTCACCGTCGGGGTCGCGATGACCCCGCTCGACCAGCTCACCGGCATCGCGCAGACCGCCGAGGAGTGCGGATACACGTCGATCGCCCTGCCCGACTCCCTGTTCTACATGGAGAAGCAGACGGTCGACTATCCGTACACCCCCGACGGTTCGCGGATGTGGACACCCGACACCCCGTGGGTCGATCCGCTCATCGCCGCGGCGTCCATGGCGGCCGCCACGTCGACGATCCGGTTCTACACGCAGGTGCTCAAACTCGGCTCGCGCAATCCGGTGTTGCTGGCCCGGCAGGTCGGTTCGGTCGCCAATCTCACCGGCAACCGGTTCGGTCTCGGTGTCGGGATCGGATGGGCGCCGGAGGAATTCGAGTGGTGCGGCGTCCCGTACGCCAAGCGCGGCAAGCGCGTGGACGAGATGATCGACGTGCTGAAGCTGATCCTCGGCGGTGGCATGGTCGAGCACCACGGCGAGTTCTACGATTTCGACCGGCTCCAGATGAGCCCCGCCCCCACCGAGCCGGTGCCGTTCTACGTCGGTGGGCACACCGATGTGGCGCTGCGGCGCGCGGCCCGGGTCGGGGATGGTTGGACGTCGGCGATGATCAAGTACGACGATCTCGTCGAGGTCATCACGCGCCTGCGCGAGTTGCGTGCCGAGTACGGCCGCAGCGACGAGCCGTTCGAGATCCAGGCCGTGTGCGTCGACAGGTTCGGCAGCTCCGGTTATGCCGAACTCGCCGACGCCGGGGTCACCGACATCATCGTGGTGCCGTGGATCTTCGACGGGCACGGATTCGACTCGCCGCTCGAGGCGAAGCAGGAATCGCTGCGGAAGTTCGCCGACAAGTACATCCACGGAAAGGACGCGGCATGA
- a CDS encoding thiolase domain-containing protein, with amino-acid sequence MAKQPAAVLGTGQTHYVAKRHDVSMSGLVREAIDRAMADAQVGWDDIDAVVIGKAPDLFEGVMMPELSMVDAIGATGKPMLRVHTAGSVGGSTANVAASLVQAGVHRRVLAVAWEKQSESNAMWALSTPVPFTMPVGAGAGGYFAPHVRSYIRRSGAPEHIGAMVAVKDRLNGAKNPYAHLKQPEITLEKVQASQMLWDPIRYDETCPSSDGACAVVLGDEDTAKAAEQSGRKVAWIHATAMRTEPTTYAGRDQVNPEAGRVAAAALWKQAGITDPLTEIDCAEIYVPFSWFEPMWLENLGFTPEGSGWKLTEAGETAIGGQLPINMSGGVLCSNPIGASGMIRFAEAAIQVMGKAGDHQVDGARKALGHAYGGGSQYFSMWVVGSDRPTN; translated from the coding sequence ATGGCGAAGCAACCCGCAGCTGTCCTCGGAACCGGGCAGACCCACTACGTCGCCAAGCGGCACGACGTGTCGATGTCCGGCCTCGTCCGCGAGGCGATCGACCGAGCCATGGCAGACGCCCAGGTGGGCTGGGACGACATCGACGCCGTCGTGATCGGCAAGGCCCCCGACCTGTTCGAGGGCGTCATGATGCCCGAACTGTCGATGGTCGACGCCATCGGCGCCACGGGCAAGCCGATGCTGCGCGTGCACACCGCCGGGTCCGTCGGGGGCTCGACGGCGAACGTCGCGGCAAGCCTCGTACAGGCCGGTGTGCACCGCCGGGTGCTCGCGGTGGCCTGGGAGAAGCAGTCCGAGTCGAACGCGATGTGGGCGCTGTCCACACCGGTCCCGTTCACCATGCCGGTCGGTGCCGGTGCGGGCGGCTACTTCGCGCCGCACGTCCGTTCGTACATCCGCCGGTCCGGCGCGCCCGAGCACATCGGAGCGATGGTCGCGGTCAAGGACCGTCTCAACGGCGCCAAGAATCCGTACGCCCATCTGAAGCAGCCCGAGATCACCCTGGAGAAGGTGCAGGCCTCGCAGATGCTGTGGGACCCGATCCGGTACGACGAGACGTGCCCGTCGTCCGACGGTGCGTGCGCAGTCGTGCTCGGCGACGAGGACACCGCGAAGGCCGCCGAGCAGTCGGGCCGCAAGGTGGCCTGGATCCACGCCACCGCGATGCGCACCGAACCGACCACCTATGCCGGTCGCGACCAGGTCAATCCGGAGGCCGGCCGGGTCGCCGCCGCGGCGCTGTGGAAGCAGGCCGGTATCACCGATCCGCTCACCGAGATCGACTGCGCCGAGATCTACGTGCCGTTCTCGTGGTTCGAGCCGATGTGGCTCGAGAATCTCGGCTTCACCCCCGAGGGTTCGGGCTGGAAGCTCACCGAGGCCGGCGAGACGGCCATCGGCGGCCAGTTGCCGATCAACATGTCCGGCGGCGTGCTCTGCTCCAACCCGATCGGTGCGTCGGGCATGATCCGCTTCGCCGAGGCCGCGATCCAGGTGATGGGCAAGGCGGGAGACCACCAGGTGGACGGTGCCCGCAAGGCGCTCGGCCACGCCTACGGTGGTGGCTCGCAGTACTTCTCGATGTGGGTCGTGGGCTCCGACCGGCCCACGAACTAG
- a CDS encoding thiolase domain-containing protein, protein MTDIAVVGFAHAPHVRETFGTTNGVEMLVPCFQELYDKLGITKSDIGFWCSGSSDYLAGRAFSFISAIDAIGAVPPINESHVEMDAAWALYEAWVKLITGEVDTALVYGFGKSSAGTLRRTLSLQLDPYLVAPLGVDSVSLAGLQARMGLDSGKWTDREMAEVAVRSRAAAKNNPKAQLSGDLDIEDLLSQPYIADPLRKHDCAPVTDGAAAIVLASGDRARELCENPAWITGIEHRTDSPNFGSLDLTVSASARAAAQAVTGGDTAFDVAELHAPFTHQELILREAIGLDDSTTINPSGGPLTGNPMFSGGLERIGYAAQAIMDGTAGRALAHATSGAVLQQNLVAVLEGRN, encoded by the coding sequence ATGACAGACATTGCAGTCGTCGGCTTCGCGCATGCTCCGCACGTGCGCGAGACGTTCGGCACCACCAACGGCGTCGAGATGCTCGTCCCGTGCTTCCAGGAGCTGTACGACAAGCTCGGCATCACCAAGTCCGACATCGGATTCTGGTGCTCGGGTTCCTCCGATTACCTTGCCGGACGCGCGTTCTCGTTCATCTCGGCGATCGACGCGATCGGTGCGGTCCCGCCCATCAACGAGTCGCATGTCGAGATGGACGCGGCCTGGGCGCTCTACGAGGCGTGGGTCAAGCTCATCACCGGTGAGGTCGACACCGCCCTCGTCTACGGCTTCGGCAAGTCCTCGGCCGGCACCCTGCGGCGCACCCTCTCCCTGCAGCTCGATCCGTACCTCGTGGCACCGCTCGGCGTCGACTCCGTCTCACTCGCCGGCCTGCAGGCCCGCATGGGTCTCGACTCCGGCAAGTGGACCGACCGCGAGATGGCCGAGGTCGCGGTGCGCAGCCGCGCGGCCGCGAAGAACAACCCGAAGGCCCAGCTCTCGGGTGATCTCGACATCGAGGACCTGCTCTCGCAGCCGTACATCGCCGATCCGCTGCGCAAGCACGACTGCGCTCCGGTCACCGACGGTGCCGCCGCGATCGTCCTCGCGAGCGGCGACCGGGCCCGCGAGCTGTGCGAGAACCCCGCGTGGATCACCGGGATCGAACATCGCACCGACTCACCGAACTTCGGCTCGCTCGACCTCACGGTGTCGGCCTCCGCACGGGCTGCCGCGCAGGCGGTCACCGGTGGCGACACCGCCTTCGACGTCGCCGAACTGCACGCGCCGTTCACGCATCAGGAGCTCATCCTCCGCGAGGCGATCGGCTTGGACGATTCGACGACGATCAACCCGTCCGGCGGACCGCTGACGGGCAACCCGATGTTCTCCGGCGGTCTCGAGCGCATCGGTTACGCAGCGCAGGCGATCATGGACGGCACGGCCGGACGTGCACTCGCGCATGCGACGAGCGGTGCTGTGCTGCAACAGAATCTGGTAGCCGTTCTGGAGGGACGCAACTGA
- a CDS encoding Zn-ribbon domain-containing OB-fold protein → MSLGKSAVAEPPLSAPLNLKFDYTRSTGPTVGAFVTGLRDGRILGARGSDGRVLVPPPEFDAVTHEPLTEFVEVGQTGTVVSWTWNAEPLPGQPFDRPFAWALIRLDGADTTLLHAVDVASPDEIGTGLRVRVRWAAERTGVIHDIEAFEPGESTLTVEAADGEPVTMITTPVDLHYRHSASPEESWYLRGLAEGKIIGGRTGPGGKVYVPPRGASPTDGVPTKEPVEVSDKGIVTTFCIVNVPFMGQQIKPPYVAAYVLLDGADIPFLHLILECDASEVRMGMRVEAKWRPREEWDHTLRNIEYFRPTGEPDADYDTFKHHL, encoded by the coding sequence GTGAGCCTGGGAAAGAGCGCGGTTGCCGAGCCACCGCTGAGCGCACCGCTGAATCTGAAGTTCGACTACACACGATCCACCGGGCCGACCGTCGGAGCCTTCGTCACCGGACTGCGCGACGGCCGCATTCTCGGCGCGCGCGGATCCGACGGACGGGTCCTCGTCCCGCCCCCCGAATTCGACGCGGTCACCCATGAACCGCTCACCGAGTTCGTCGAGGTCGGGCAGACCGGCACCGTGGTGAGCTGGACGTGGAACGCCGAGCCGTTGCCCGGACAGCCGTTCGACCGGCCGTTCGCGTGGGCGCTGATCCGTCTCGACGGAGCCGACACGACGCTGCTGCACGCCGTCGACGTCGCGTCCCCGGACGAGATCGGGACGGGTCTGCGTGTGCGCGTGCGCTGGGCGGCCGAGCGCACGGGCGTGATCCACGACATCGAGGCCTTCGAACCCGGCGAGTCGACCCTCACCGTGGAAGCGGCCGACGGTGAACCGGTCACCATGATCACCACTCCCGTCGACCTGCACTACCGCCATTCGGCCTCCCCCGAGGAGTCCTGGTACCTGCGCGGGCTCGCGGAGGGGAAGATCATCGGCGGTCGCACCGGCCCCGGCGGGAAGGTCTACGTGCCGCCGCGCGGCGCGAGCCCGACCGACGGCGTGCCCACCAAGGAACCGGTGGAGGTCTCCGACAAGGGCATCGTCACCACCTTCTGCATCGTCAACGTCCCGTTCATGGGCCAGCAGATCAAGCCGCCCTACGTCGCCGCCTACGTGCTGCTCGACGGCGCCGACATCCCGTTCCTGCACCTGATCCTCGAGTGCGACGCCTCCGAGGTGCGGATGGGCATGCGCGTCGAGGCCAAGTGGCGTCCGCGCGAGGAGTGGGACCACACGCTGCGCAACATCGAGTACTTCCGGCCCACCGGTGAACCCGACGCCGACTACGACACCTTCAAACACCACCTCTAG
- a CDS encoding LLM class F420-dependent oxidoreductase, giving the protein MKLGLQLGYWGAQPPPNAPELVAAAEAEGFDAVFAAESWGSDAFTPLAWWGSSTERVRLGTSVVQISARTPTSCAMHALTLDHLSGGRHILGLGVSGPQVVEGWYGQPFAKPLARTREYVDVIRKVLAREEPVTSDGPHFPLPYAGAGSTGLGKPLKPITHPLRSDIPIWIGAEGPKNVALTAEIADGWLAIYYTPRLASMYDEWLDEGFARPGARRTREDFEIAATCQVVVTDDRAATIAAMKPVTALYVGGMGAPELNFHAQVYRRMGYDVVVEEVTALFRAGRKDEAAAAIPDEMITETMIVGNADEVREGVKRWEEAGVTMLLVGCRDVDQVRTIADVVLR; this is encoded by the coding sequence ATGAAACTGGGACTGCAACTCGGTTACTGGGGTGCCCAGCCGCCCCCGAACGCACCGGAACTCGTTGCTGCGGCCGAGGCCGAAGGATTCGACGCCGTCTTCGCCGCTGAATCGTGGGGATCCGACGCGTTCACTCCGCTCGCCTGGTGGGGTTCGTCCACCGAACGGGTGCGACTCGGCACGTCCGTCGTGCAGATCTCCGCGCGCACACCGACGAGTTGCGCGATGCACGCGCTCACGCTCGATCACCTCTCGGGTGGCCGGCACATCCTCGGCCTCGGCGTCTCGGGGCCGCAGGTGGTGGAGGGGTGGTACGGGCAGCCGTTCGCGAAGCCGCTCGCGCGCACCCGCGAGTACGTCGACGTGATCCGCAAGGTGCTCGCGCGCGAAGAGCCGGTGACCAGCGACGGACCGCACTTCCCGCTGCCCTATGCGGGCGCCGGCTCCACCGGGCTCGGCAAACCGCTCAAGCCCATCACGCATCCGTTGCGGTCGGACATCCCGATCTGGATCGGCGCCGAAGGCCCGAAGAACGTCGCACTCACCGCCGAGATCGCCGACGGCTGGCTCGCGATCTACTACACCCCGCGGCTGGCGTCGATGTACGACGAGTGGCTCGACGAAGGGTTCGCCCGGCCGGGTGCCCGGCGCACCCGCGAGGACTTCGAGATCGCCGCGACCTGCCAGGTGGTCGTCACCGACGACCGCGCGGCGACCATCGCGGCGATGAAACCGGTGACGGCGCTGTACGTCGGGGGAATGGGCGCACCGGAGTTGAACTTCCACGCGCAGGTCTACCGGCGGATGGGGTACGACGTCGTGGTCGAGGAGGTGACCGCGCTGTTCCGTGCCGGTCGCAAGGACGAGGCGGCCGCCGCGATCCCGGACGAGATGATCACCGAGACGATGATCGTCGGTAACGCCGACGAGGTACGCGAGGGCGTGAAGCGGTGGGAGGAGGCCGGCGTGACGATGCTGCTGGTCGGTTGCCGCGACGTCGACCAGGTCCGCACGATCGCCGACGTGGTGCTGCGCTAG
- a CDS encoding AMP-binding protein encodes MYPGVHARTAPDKLAVVLADSGRSLTYRELDDRSAALARVLHDSGLRPGDVVALLTENQPEAFEVFWAAMRSGLYITAVNSHLTAGEVAYIVEDSGAKALIVSATLGDLSEQVGEKVTIGSARLAFGGAVRGFESYEDALAAAGPRLEEEPCGAIMLYSSGTTGFPKGIQPDLPERRVDEPGEPLVTVAQFLFGLTDSDVYYSPAPIYHAAPLRWGGAIHALGGTVVLADKFDAETALRHIEEHKITAGQMVPTMFVRMLKLDDEIRARHDLSSLRVLVHAAAPCPPEVKRAMIDWLGPVIYEYYSSTEANGITFINSQEWLEHPGSVGKSVLGPAHICDEAGRELPAGEVGTIYLEYEKVPFSYHNDPEKTAASQHPEHPTWTTVGDLGYLDEDGYLYLTDRKSFTIISGGVNIYPQEIENVLALHPAVEDVAVIGVPHPEMGEEVKAVVQVSSGATASPDLADELIAYVRERVAHFKVPRSVDFVDELPRTPTGKLVKGKLKAAYAS; translated from the coding sequence ATGTATCCAGGAGTCCACGCCCGAACCGCCCCGGACAAGCTCGCCGTCGTCCTGGCCGACAGCGGCCGGAGCCTGACCTACCGCGAACTCGACGACCGGTCGGCGGCGCTCGCCCGCGTGCTGCACGATTCCGGGCTCCGCCCCGGCGACGTCGTCGCCCTCCTCACGGAGAATCAGCCGGAGGCCTTCGAGGTGTTCTGGGCCGCAATGCGGTCCGGCTTGTACATCACGGCGGTCAACAGCCATCTCACCGCCGGCGAGGTGGCATACATCGTCGAGGACAGCGGCGCCAAGGCCCTGATCGTGTCGGCCACACTGGGCGATCTCTCCGAGCAGGTCGGCGAGAAGGTCACGATCGGTTCCGCGCGACTCGCGTTCGGCGGCGCCGTGCGCGGTTTCGAGTCGTACGAGGACGCCCTCGCCGCGGCCGGTCCACGGCTCGAGGAGGAGCCGTGCGGTGCCATCATGCTGTACTCGTCCGGAACCACGGGCTTCCCCAAGGGAATTCAGCCGGATCTCCCGGAACGTCGCGTCGACGAACCCGGTGAGCCGCTGGTGACGGTGGCGCAGTTCCTCTTCGGCCTCACCGACTCCGACGTCTACTACTCCCCCGCCCCGATCTATCACGCAGCACCGCTGCGCTGGGGTGGGGCGATCCACGCGCTCGGTGGCACGGTGGTCCTCGCCGACAAGTTCGACGCCGAGACCGCGCTCCGGCACATCGAGGAGCACAAGATCACCGCGGGGCAGATGGTGCCGACGATGTTCGTGCGCATGCTCAAGCTCGACGACGAGATCCGCGCCCGCCACGACCTGTCGAGTCTGCGCGTGCTCGTCCACGCCGCCGCGCCGTGCCCGCCGGAGGTCAAGCGGGCGATGATCGACTGGCTCGGACCGGTGATCTACGAGTACTACAGCTCCACCGAGGCCAACGGGATCACGTTCATCAACAGTCAGGAATGGCTCGAACACCCGGGTTCGGTCGGTAAGAGTGTGCTCGGGCCCGCGCACATCTGCGACGAGGCAGGGCGCGAACTTCCGGCCGGCGAGGTGGGGACGATCTATCTCGAGTACGAGAAGGTTCCGTTCTCGTACCACAACGATCCCGAGAAGACCGCGGCGTCGCAACATCCCGAGCACCCCACCTGGACCACGGTCGGCGACCTCGGTTATCTCGACGAGGACGGTTACCTGTATCTGACCGACCGCAAGTCGTTCACGATCATCTCCGGCGGGGTGAACATCTATCCGCAGGAGATCGAGAACGTCCTCGCCCTGCATCCGGCCGTCGAGGACGTCGCCGTGATCGGCGTGCCGCATCCGGAGATGGGCGAGGAGGTCAAGGCCGTCGTGCAGGTGTCGTCCGGTGCCACCGCATCACCCGATCTCGCCGACGAGCTCATCGCGTACGTCCGCGAGCGGGTCGCCCACTTCAAGGTGCCGCGGTCGGTGGACTTCGTCGACGAACTGCCCCGTACCCCCACGGGCAAGCTGGTGAAGGGCAAGCTGAAGGCGGCCTACGCTTCCTGA
- a CDS encoding crotonase/enoyl-CoA hydratase family protein, producing the protein MIQFTTPRGVLPVSATEAPGAADSDISSREPHCLVEQRGHVLIVTLNRPEARNALSGEMMAIMNEAWDRVDNDPEIRVAILTGAGGAFCAGADLKAMNAAPPGDKFEQGERSDGNGNGGGWDLSRLPALLKGRRLTKPLIAAVEGAAIAGGTEILQGTDIRVAGESAKFGVSEAKWGLFPLGGSAVRLVRQIPYTIAADILLTGRHIKAAEAKEIGLIGHVVPDGTALDKALEIAETIANNGPVAVQAILRTIRDSEGLHEEEAFRIDAELGAAVFKSADAKEGPRAFAEKRAPKFTGS; encoded by the coding sequence ATGATCCAGTTCACAACACCGCGAGGAGTCCTGCCAGTGTCCGCTACCGAAGCCCCCGGCGCAGCCGATTCGGACATCTCGTCCCGCGAACCGCACTGCCTCGTCGAGCAACGCGGCCACGTCCTGATCGTCACGCTCAATCGCCCCGAAGCACGAAATGCGCTGTCCGGCGAGATGATGGCGATCATGAACGAGGCGTGGGACCGCGTCGACAACGATCCCGAGATCCGCGTCGCGATCCTCACCGGCGCCGGTGGCGCGTTCTGCGCGGGTGCAGATCTCAAGGCCATGAATGCAGCGCCTCCCGGAGACAAGTTCGAGCAGGGCGAACGGAGCGACGGGAATGGCAACGGCGGTGGGTGGGACCTCAGCCGGCTTCCCGCACTGCTGAAGGGCCGCCGTCTGACGAAGCCGCTGATCGCGGCCGTCGAGGGCGCCGCCATCGCCGGTGGCACCGAGATCCTGCAGGGCACCGACATCCGTGTCGCCGGCGAGAGCGCGAAATTCGGCGTCTCCGAGGCGAAGTGGGGACTGTTCCCGCTCGGCGGATCCGCCGTGCGCCTCGTCCGTCAGATCCCGTACACGATCGCCGCCGACATCCTGCTCACCGGCCGCCACATCAAGGCCGCCGAGGCCAAGGAGATCGGGCTCATCGGTCACGTCGTCCCCGACGGCACCGCACTCGACAAGGCCCTCGAGATCGCCGAGACGATCGCGAACAACGGCCCGGTTGCCGTGCAGGCCATCCTCCGGACCATCCGCGACTCGGAAGGTCTGCACGAGGAGGAGGCGTTCCGGATCGACGCCGAGCTCGGCGCAGCCGTCTTCAAGAGCGCCGACGCCAAGGAGGGCCCACGGGCGTTTGCCGAGAAGCGCGCCCCGAAGTTCACCGGCTCCTGA
- a CDS encoding acyl-CoA synthetase, with protein MALNIADLVEHAIDLVPERVALASDGREVTYAQLEERANRLAHYLREQGVEPGDKVGIYSRNTIEAVEAMIAVFKIRAIMINVNYRYVENELQYIFDNSDMVALIHERRYSDKVANVLPSTPLVKTVVVVEDGTDVDFSAYGGIEYEAALAQSSPERDFEDRSADDIYILYTGGTTGHPKGVMWRHEDVWRVLGGGINFMTGEWVKDEWQLAKEGAENPGLVRYPIPPMIHGGAQWALFQSLFSGGKVIMHPEFSGHEVWRIIDDHKVNVIFITGDAMARPMLDALEEGNPKTGQPYDLSTLFAMASSAALFSPSIKDRFLDLLPGKVITDSIGSSETGFGGIGIAEKGKTLGGGPTVKIDESTTVLDDDGNPIEPGSGKVGMVARTGNIPLGYYKDEAKTKATFREYNGIRYSIPGDYARVEADGTVTMLGRGSVSINSGGEKVYPEEVEGALKQHPAVFDALVVGVPDERFGERVSAVVALREGEQTTLDELMSTARSRIAGYKVPRAVWFVDEIKRSPAGKPDYRWAKDQTGLRPADEVYNNGDGNGAAATG; from the coding sequence GTGGCCCTAAACATCGCAGACCTCGTCGAACACGCAATCGACCTCGTTCCCGAGCGCGTCGCGCTGGCCTCGGACGGACGTGAGGTCACCTACGCACAGCTGGAGGAACGAGCCAACCGACTTGCTCATTACCTGCGCGAACAAGGAGTGGAGCCGGGCGACAAGGTCGGCATCTACTCCCGGAACACCATCGAGGCCGTAGAGGCGATGATCGCGGTCTTCAAGATCCGCGCCATCATGATCAACGTCAACTACCGCTATGTCGAGAACGAGTTGCAGTACATCTTCGACAACTCCGACATGGTGGCCCTCATCCACGAGCGCCGGTACTCCGACAAGGTGGCGAACGTCCTCCCGAGCACACCGCTGGTGAAGACCGTCGTGGTGGTCGAGGACGGCACCGACGTCGACTTCTCGGCCTACGGCGGCATCGAATACGAAGCGGCACTGGCGCAGAGCTCGCCGGAACGCGACTTCGAAGACCGCAGCGCCGACGACATCTACATCCTCTACACCGGCGGCACCACCGGCCACCCCAAGGGCGTGATGTGGCGTCACGAAGATGTCTGGCGCGTCCTCGGTGGCGGCATCAACTTCATGACCGGCGAGTGGGTCAAGGACGAATGGCAGCTGGCGAAGGAGGGCGCCGAGAATCCCGGTCTCGTGCGCTATCCCATCCCGCCGATGATCCACGGTGGCGCCCAGTGGGCGCTGTTCCAGTCGCTGTTCAGCGGCGGCAAGGTCATCATGCACCCCGAGTTCTCGGGCCACGAGGTGTGGCGCATCATCGACGACCACAAGGTCAACGTCATCTTCATCACCGGCGACGCGATGGCTCGCCCCATGCTCGACGCACTCGAGGAGGGCAACCCGAAGACCGGTCAGCCCTACGACCTCTCGACGCTGTTCGCCATGGCGTCGAGCGCCGCTCTGTTCTCCCCGTCCATCAAGGATCGTTTCCTCGACCTGCTGCCCGGCAAGGTCATCACCGACTCCATCGGTTCGTCCGAGACCGGCTTCGGCGGCATCGGTATCGCCGAGAAGGGCAAGACCCTCGGTGGCGGCCCCACGGTGAAGATCGACGAGTCGACCACCGTCCTCGACGACGACGGCAACCCGATCGAACCGGGTTCCGGCAAGGTCGGCATGGTCGCGCGCACCGGCAACATCCCGCTCGGCTACTACAAGGACGAGGCCAAGACCAAGGCGACCTTCCGCGAGTACAACGGGATCCGCTACTCGATCCCCGGCGACTACGCACGCGTCGAGGCCGACGGCACCGTCACGATGCTCGGCCGCGGTTCGGTCTCGATCAACAGCGGCGGCGAGAAGGTCTACCCCGAGGAGGTCGAGGGCGCACTCAAGCAGCACCCGGCGGTCTTCGACGCCCTGGTGGTCGGTGTGCCGGACGAGCGCTTCGGCGAGCGGGTCTCCGCCGTCGTCGCCCTGCGCGAGGGCGAGCAGACGACGCTCGACGAACTCATGTCGACGGCACGGTCGAGGATCGCAGGGTACAAGGTGCCGCGCGCGGTGTGGTTCGTCGACGAGATCAAGCGGTCGCCGGCGGGTAAGCCCGACTACCGGTGGGCCAAGGACCAGACCGGACTGCGTCCGGCCGACGAGGTCTACAACAACGGCGACGGCAACGGCGCCGCGGCGACGGGATAG
- a CDS encoding NAD(P)H-dependent flavin oxidoreductase, with translation MQTGLSKKFGIEYPIFGFTPSEHVAAAISRTGGLGVLGCVRFNDPEELDAVLTWMDENTDGKPYGVDIVMPAKVPTEGTAVDLDKLIPAEHRAFVNRTLDELGVPPLSDDVGEASGVLGWLHSVARSHVDVALAHRPALIANALGSPPKDVIDLAHEKGVPVAALAGAVEHAKRHVENGVDIVIAQGYEAGGHTGEIASMVLWPEIVDALGDSAAVLAAGGVGSGRQVAAALALGASGVWMGSYWLTTSEYKLGAAAHGPSSIQRALLGASSSDTVRSRIYSGKPARLLKTKWTEAWSKPDAPEPLPMPLQNILVSEAHQRMSAADDPEAVAMPVGQVVGRMNEIRPVAEIMAELVRGYDEAVERLNEAR, from the coding sequence ATGCAGACCGGCCTCAGCAAGAAGTTCGGTATCGAGTATCCGATCTTCGGATTCACGCCCTCCGAACACGTCGCGGCGGCGATCAGCCGCACAGGCGGACTCGGTGTCCTCGGGTGCGTGCGGTTCAACGACCCGGAGGAACTCGACGCCGTTCTGACCTGGATGGACGAGAACACCGACGGCAAGCCGTACGGCGTCGACATCGTGATGCCCGCCAAGGTGCCCACCGAGGGCACCGCGGTGGACCTCGACAAACTGATCCCCGCCGAGCACCGTGCCTTCGTCAACCGCACGCTCGACGAACTCGGTGTGCCGCCGCTGTCCGACGACGTCGGCGAGGCGAGCGGTGTTCTGGGCTGGCTGCATTCGGTCGCGCGTTCGCACGTCGACGTCGCCCTCGCGCACCGGCCCGCTCTGATCGCCAACGCCCTGGGGTCGCCGCCGAAGGACGTCATCGACCTCGCGCACGAGAAGGGAGTGCCGGTCGCGGCACTCGCGGGCGCGGTCGAGCACGCGAAGCGGCACGTCGAGAACGGTGTCGACATCGTGATCGCGCAGGGTTACGAGGCGGGCGGGCACACCGGTGAGATCGCGTCGATGGTGCTGTGGCCCGAAATCGTCGATGCACTCGGTGATTCCGCGGCAGTGCTCGCCGCCGGCGGCGTGGGATCGGGACGGCAGGTCGCGGCGGCGCTGGCCCTCGGTGCGTCCGGTGTGTGGATGGGTTCGTACTGGCTCACCACCTCGGAGTACAAGCTCGGGGCGGCCGCGCACGGCCCGTCGTCGATCCAGCGCGCGTTGCTCGGAGCGAGCTCGTCCGACACCGTGCGGTCGCGGATCTACTCGGGCAAGCCCGCGCGTCTGCTCAAGACCAAGTGGACGGAGGCGTGGTCGAAACCCGATGCGCCCGAACCGCTGCCGATGCCGTTGCAGAACATACTCGTGAGCGAGGCGCACCAGCGCATGTCGGCGGCCGACGACCCCGAGGCCGTCGCGATGCCGGTCGGGCAGGTGGTGGGGCGGATGAACGAGATCCGTCCCGTCGCGGAGATCATGGCCGAACTCGTCCGGGGCTACGACGAGGCGGTCGAGCGGCTGAACGAGGCGCGCTAG